A stretch of the Acidobacteriota bacterium genome encodes the following:
- a CDS encoding ferredoxin, translating to MNAGGSRERAAALARALGVGRAARHVFVCSGPRCASAEDAARVWRRLKQRLKQEGLTPPPLGKGDPGASSAPNGPVVLRSKVDCLRICEQGPLLLVYPEGVWYRGVTEEIVDRIVDEHLKQGRPVEEHVFAVAPLGIAGPEREGGR from the coding sequence ATGAACGCCGGCGGGTCGAGAGAACGGGCGGCCGCCCTCGCTCGGGCGCTCGGCGTGGGGCGCGCGGCTCGGCACGTCTTCGTCTGCTCCGGGCCGCGCTGCGCGAGCGCCGAGGATGCGGCCCGGGTCTGGCGCCGCTTGAAACAGCGGTTGAAGCAAGAAGGTCTGACGCCTCCGCCGCTCGGAAAGGGGGATCCCGGCGCCTCTTCCGCCCCGAACGGCCCCGTGGTTCTGCGTTCCAAAGTCGACTGTCTGAGGATCTGCGAGCAGGGACCCCTCTTGCTCGTGTATCCGGAGGGCGTCTGGTACCGGGGAGTCACGGAGGAGATCGTCGATCGAATCGTCGACGAGCACCTCAAACAAGGACGCCCGGTCGAAGAGCACGTGTTCGCCGTCGCCCCGCTCGGGATTGCGGGACCCGAACGGGAGGGCGGCCGGTAG
- a CDS encoding co-chaperone YbbN: MAGMVADVSAATFEREVLERSRNVPVVVDFWAPWCQPCRVLGPILEEAVGAMGGRVALAKVNVDENPELAEAFGVSGIPAVKAIRDGRVVAEFVGALPRDQVEMFLRRLVPDAAEQRLAEAHRLAEAGRLEEAIATLEDAIAQGGEQASAGVRLALARLLVMAGRTDRAAEVLGSVEPGTPEHDQAEGLRLLLAMLEAGKAAGGTEPARQRVAADPASSEARFALAGALWAAGRRREAMAELLEIVRRDRGFRDDGARRALLAAFEILGRDDPDVAEIQGRLAGVLFS; encoded by the coding sequence ATGGCGGGCATGGTGGCGGACGTCTCGGCGGCGACGTTCGAGCGAGAGGTGCTCGAGCGGTCCCGCAACGTTCCGGTGGTGGTCGATTTCTGGGCGCCGTGGTGCCAGCCCTGCCGCGTTCTCGGTCCGATCCTCGAGGAGGCGGTGGGCGCGATGGGCGGGCGAGTGGCCCTCGCCAAGGTGAACGTCGACGAGAATCCGGAACTCGCCGAGGCGTTCGGCGTGTCCGGGATTCCCGCCGTCAAGGCCATCCGCGACGGCCGGGTCGTCGCCGAGTTCGTCGGGGCTCTCCCTCGGGATCAAGTCGAGATGTTCCTGCGCCGCCTCGTTCCGGACGCCGCGGAACAGCGGTTGGCGGAGGCGCACCGGCTGGCGGAAGCCGGACGCCTGGAGGAGGCGATCGCGACCCTCGAGGACGCCATCGCGCAGGGAGGCGAACAGGCGAGCGCCGGGGTCCGGCTCGCGCTGGCGCGCCTGCTGGTGATGGCGGGACGCACCGATCGGGCCGCGGAGGTGCTCGGTTCGGTCGAGCCGGGAACGCCGGAGCACGACCAGGCGGAGGGCCTCAGGCTCCTGCTCGCGATGCTCGAAGCCGGCAAGGCGGCCGGCGGAACGGAGCCGGCGCGGCAGCGCGTGGCCGCGGACCCGGCGTCCTCGGAGGCAAGGTTCGCCCTCGCTGGAGCGCTGTGGGCGGCCGGGCGGCGGCGGGAGGCGATGGCCGAGCTGCTGGAGATCGTCCGCCGCGATCGGGGCTTTCGCGATGATGGCGCACGCCGCGCGCTGCTCGCTGCGTTCGAGATTCTCGGCCGTGACGATCCCGATGTCGCGGAAATCCAGGGACGGCTCGCAGGAGTGCTCTTCTCATGA